In Aedes albopictus strain Foshan chromosome 3, AalbF5, whole genome shotgun sequence, the following are encoded in one genomic region:
- the LOC115268088 gene encoding SET and MYND domain-containing protein 4-like: MVNLPNLHVFCSIRSLISSRFYWPVGIQDLHFFSIEFKRYSQSRTMFQSTVMSFALSNEAEQQENAEAYEAYSLLPMTPYIHKALERCPEMFRSGDIFALRDYVRQHPPQMVYDRYKEQVGRDELDPPKCNERAAKLRQEGNTLYGKKDYLGALLKYNESICWACGDSEDLGIAFANRSAVYYDSKEYEFALLNIRLARQNNYPARLFPKLEVRELNCRMKIESGERVIPEVLKKGMNLESNLSIPCLAKGVGTGEFPRYGRGMKAEQDFKVGDVILREGPAMVNVDTRRKFQACHHCASDNVYSLIPCPHCVFVMYCNEECLTNGWKECHRFECGIKDRLNMVPHGIFIPGLTWLFYGLTQFNDSVDDMMNYCKENDRNGNDPLSLEYTNPLDIFKLFHTAKVKLLSPQVHTYNRFILAILYDIYLEHPLVGSLFVGENQRNFLLQAMDDYMTMATRMSIGVRHEYKTELYSIASLCNHSCNPNAHVLYSSGQIKIVVVSPIQKGEQICISYGYVKDEVSDARFFAQMGVFDFTCICQVCAPNSSQKKLSKNRRQPHHSFHSDLRVLNEIIENENSIASDRINALQQLIQRYAKGHPPGEYAKLLRKYRTILQKLFEDEVLVELIKKLN, translated from the exons ATGGTGAACCTTCCGAACCTTCACGTTTTCTGCAGCATTCGTTCACTTATAAGTTCCAGATTTTATTGGCCCGTTGGTATCCAGGATTTGCATTTTTTCTCGATAGAATTCAAG CGCTACAGCCAATCTCGAACGATGTTCCAGTCAACTGTTATGTCTTTTGCTTTGAGCAATGAAGCAGAGCAGCAGGAAAATGCTGAGGCCTACGAGGCCTACTCATTGCTTCCGATGACGCCGTATATACACAAGGCGCTCGAAAGGTGCCCCGAGATGTTCCGCAGTGGTGATATATTCGCCTTGCGGGATTACGTCCGGCAACATCCGCCACAAATGGTCTACGATAGATACAAGGAGCAAGTCGGTCGGGATGAGCTCGACCCACCCAAGTGCAACGAGCGTGCGGCCAAACTGCGTCAAGAGGGAAACACATTGTACGGGAAGAAGGACTACCTGGGCGCGTTGTTGAAGTACAACGAGAGTATTTGCTGGGCTTGTGGAGATTCGGAGGATTTGGGCATAGCATTTGCCAACAG GTCGGCTGTCTACTACGATTCGAAAGAATATGAGTTTGCCTTGTTGAATATCAGATTGGCCCGTCAGAACAACTATCCGGCCAGGCTATTTCCAAAGTTGGAAGTTCGCGAGCTGAACTGCAGAATGAAGATTGAATCCGGAGAAAGAGTGATCCCGGAAGTGCTGAAGAAGGGGATGAATTTGGAATCTAATCTCTCCATTCCTTGCTTGGCGAAGGGTGTCGGAACAGGCGAATTCCCACGTTACGGACGAGGCATGAAGGCCGAACAGGATTTCAAAGTTGGAGATGTCATTCTTCGAGAAGGACCAGCAATGGTAAACGTTGATACGAGACGTAAATTTCAAGCTTGCCATCATTGTGCATCGGACAATGTCTACTCATTGATTCCATGTCCGCACTGCGTATTTGTGATGTACTGCAATGAAGAATGCTTGACGAACGGTTGGAAGGAATGCCATCGTTTCGAGTGCGGCATAAAAGATAGACTGAATATGGTTCCTCATGGTATTTTCATTCCTGGATTGACATGGCTCTTCTATGGGCTTACCCAGTTCAACGACAGCGTGGACGATATGATGAACTACTGCAAAGAAAATGACCGCAATGGAAATGATCCACTCAGTTTGGAATACACTAATCCGTTGGACATTTTCAAACTGTTTCATACCGCAAAGGTTAAGCTACTCAGCCCTCAAGTGCACACTTACAACCGCTTCATTTTGGCGATCCTTTATGACATCTACCTCGAACATCCATTGGTAGGTTCGTTATTCGTCGGTGAAAATCAGCGAAACTTTCTGTTGCAAGCCATGGACGACTACATGACTATGGCGACCAGAATGAGTATTGGCGTAAGACACGAATATAAAACCGAACTATACTCGATTGCATCACTCTGCAACCATTCTTGCAATCCTAACGCACACGTTCTATACAGTTCTGGACAGATCAAAATCGTTGTGGTAAGCCCAATCCAAAAGGGTGAGCAAATCTGCATCTCGTACGGTTACGTAAAGGACGAAGTCTCCGACGCTCGATTCTTTGCGCAAATGGGGGTGTTTGATTTCACTTGCATTTGCCAAGTATGCGCTCCAAACTCAAGTCAAAAGAAGCTGAGCAAGAACAGACGCCAACCGCACCATTCATTTCACAGCGATTTGCGCGTGTTGAATGAAATAATTGAGAACGAAAATAGCATTGCATCGGATAGGATTAACGCTCTGCAGCAATTGATTCAACGGTATGCCAAGGGTCATCCTCCGGGTGAGTACGCAAAGCTGCTTCGGAAGTACCGAACAATATTGCAGAAATTGTTTGAAGATGAGGTTTTGGTGGAGTTGATCAAAAAGTTGAACTAA